Part of the Gramella sp. Hel_I_59 genome, TATATGCCGCGACTAAGAAGAGCAATGAGCTAATGGCTTATACTTATAGCCATCTATACAATATGGAAACTATAGGACTTCGATTTTTTACAGTTTATGGTCCTTGGGGAAGACCGGATATGGCTATGTTTCTATTTACAGATGCTATTAGCAACGATTTACCTATAAAGGTATTTAATCACGGGAATTTAGAACGTGATTTTACATATATCGATGATATCGTCAACGGAATTATGAAAATCACGAATAAAGAGCAATTAGACGGTGATAAGAAATATTCTCTTTATAATATAGGTAATAGTAAGCCAGTAAAACTTTTTGATTTTATTACTGAAATAGAGAAGAATCTGGGTAAAAATGCACAGAAGAAAATGTTGCCAATGCAACCAGGCGACGTAGAAAGGACTTGGGCAGATGTATCTCCACTTCAGCAAGATTTTGGTTATAATCCTAGCACTCCTGTGAAGGAGGGAGTAAGAAAATTTGTCAAATGGTATAATTCATACTATAAGACCTAAGCCTGAAAAACTTAATCATTAATGGCTCTTATCACATATGATTTGGTAAAAGTCGAAAATATCAAAAATATAAGCTTTGATTAAAAATTTTATCAAGAAATACTTTGAAAGCTTTGCTTTTTTTTACTCCTTTTTACGCTACAGGATTCTCATATTAGTATTGTTTAATTTGCTTGTAGGAATTCTCGATGGTTTCGGGTTAACAATGTTCTTGCCACTACTGCAGTTAGTAAGTGATTCATCATCTGTAGATTCTGAAGAAATGGGTTCCTTAAAATTTTTAGTAGATTTCCTGGAGAATATGGGAATAACAATTAATTTACTCAGCATTTTGGTTTTAATGGCTTTCTTCTTTTTCGCAAAGGGGATCGCACAGTATATAGCTGGTATTTACCGGGTGAACGTTCAGCAATGGTTTATGAAAAGAGTAAGGATTACGAACATTAAAGGTTTGAATAATCTTTCCTACAAATATTTTGTAACCTCTGATGTAGGTCGAATTCAAAATACTTTAACTGGGGAAGTAGAGCGAATATCAACCGCATTCACTAACTATTTCAAAGCTCTCGAATATGCTATTCTAGTGGCTGTATACATGGTGTTTGCATTTAGAGTGGATGCTCAATTTGCCATACTTGTGACTATTGGCGGTGTTCTGACTAACTTCCTATACAAAAGTCTCTATAAAAATACCAAAGGAATTTCTAAAACCTTAACTGGAGAAAGTAATATTTTTCAAGGACTT contains:
- a CDS encoding NAD-dependent epimerase gives rise to the protein MDKKILVTGAAGFIGFHLVKQLLEEDYQVVGIDNLNDYYDVNLKLDRLKELGISIQNELKYDERLESTSNEKFIFIKQNLQDRESLPALFKKENFDIVCNLAAQAGVRYSLENPDAYIDSNLTGFANLLECCRHNKVSRLIFASSSSVYGNNEKMPFSTEDRVDTPVSLYAATKKSNELMAYTYSHLYNMETIGLRFFTVYGPWGRPDMAMFLFTDAISNDLPIKVFNHGNLERDFTYIDDIVNGIMKITNKEQLDGDKKYSLYNIGNSKPVKLFDFITEIEKNLGKNAQKKMLPMQPGDVERTWADVSPLQQDFGYNPSTPVKEGVRKFVKWYNSYYKT